From the genome of Trichomycterus rosablanca isolate fTriRos1 chromosome 18, fTriRos1.hap1, whole genome shotgun sequence:
TAGCTGCGTGTTTACTAGCGCGTGATCAGGGTGGCGCGCGCGTTCCCGCCTTCACTCCTGACGCGGTGAATCCACGAGCAACATAAAACAGCGACcgttaaaatttaaatttaaattcaaATAACACGAACGGTTAGTCAGTAACCGTCACATCGTCTCAGCGGATCTTTCAGTGAGTCGGTTCACTAATcaaaatgtatattatattttaatatttatattatatttctgtGGTGTTTGTTGGTGTTTATGTGACATGGCTCTTTAACACTCACACTTCAGCCTGCTGCTGTGGGTCTCACGGTGTTATATTGGTTTGTTTAAAGGAATTGATTCATCAAAGTGACTCACAATGGACCTCAGTGGTGAATAATATTTTTACTCACAGTAagtatacattattattttagaaaGCTTATAAATCAAAAATAAGCAGGTAATAAATGTTATATGTTCTTTCAGTAAACCTAAAGGTATGTTgaaatgtttcattttaattattgcaAATTAAGTAAAAATATCTAAAACAATTTAAGACAATTTAATCAAAGTAATTTAATCACAAATTAAAATACTCAGCATTTAAAACATAGCCGGGCTGGACTGTTTACATTCCTTCTGCCTGTCAGAATATTGACGCGCCCCAAACAACCTTTACTCACGATGTTCACTGCTGACGGAAGAGAACATGGAGTTACGCCTGGTGTTCAGGAGCTTTCTTTGGCTCTTAACACATCTTCAAGGGTCCAGATCATTTTGGCCACATCTGTACATAAGACTTTTAATTATCATTCTAAAACATACATTAGTAATAAAGAAATATAGACTGAAGTAGTTCAGGACTACACTGATGATCTGAAGTGattaataatgtgtttataatgGATGCTGATGGTCTGTAAATTCTCGTTGTATTCAGGAGACgacagtgaatgagtgaatgatggaGGGCAGGAGTGGGATGAAGTGCACCACAGAAGCTCCTCACAGCGTCATTCTGACTTATTATGAAGGAGATATTAACACGGTGGTGGATGAACATTTCTTCAGAGCTTTGAATAAGAGCAGCATGCCTAAAGACCTGAGCACCAAACCCCGAACCACACCACCCACTCAACCAGGTCAGTTCCTCATCACAAAGGTTCTGCTGATAATAAGTCACATTCCAACAAGCCGTAAAAATATGAAAGGATTACTGTCTGGGAGAagtgtggcatgtttttgggtgATATGGTTCGCTTCTACcattcaaaaacatgcaaaaggtgagTTCACCTCTCTAATTCACCACTGgaagtgagtgtgagagtgtgctAGGCTGTTATGGACTGGTGTCTTATCTAGGTGCTGGTCCCCTCTGTAACACTAACCAGATTAACTTGGGTTAGTAAAGTACTATTCTTaatgtatgaaatgtatttatggattgtgtttgtgttttttttattgtaggtGCTTCGTCTTCATTCTCGTGGTCTCCATCTGGGTCCAGCAGCATGTTTTCTCCAAGGCTCACCAGCGTGAGTCAGTTACTCCATTTCCAAAATGCTATAATTCATCTATATTTGCTACCAAACCACGTACGTGATCTACCTAATATTACTGGTTGTAATCATCTAATAACGAGGTTGTTCTGTCATATATTAGCATTTGGGACAGAGCCAGTGTTTCTCCAGTGAGGGAGCAGTTCGAGCACCATCAGTGATCAGAAGTAATCCTGAAACTTCTGCTGCTACCTGGGGTTTTCCTAAACACTACACAGCACCTTTACCAACACACCCTCTGCAGCCAGGTACAGTACACTGAGTATTCTTCATTCTACATGAACCCATGTGCTCCGGTCACCTCATGACCTTGTGGTTTTAAATCAGTAATCTGAGAAAAAAACCTGCTGTGGTTTAGAAGATGCTGGATTAAGGAGAGTCACTACAATCCAACGATGATGCTCAAGCTCACTAcgggtgtatgtaaacttctgaccacATGAGTATTTGAGGAcgtgtttatgttttattgcAGAGTTACAGATGAACAAAAGCAGACCAGATTTCTACTGGCACTGAGGTCACGACCTCCACCCGCACATAAAGAACCTTCATTATTAATGAACTTTCTTTATAATAgtcttattaaattattaaatatttgtacaatttaaagaaaaaatgatGTAAAAACACAGAATCTGTTTCATTTCATCCCTTATTTCCTTCTGGGtccaaaacactgaaaaataaataaaaatgtctttttgttTTATCAGAAATGTACAATTATTGTGAAACCATTgatttttattcaaagtgacggAAGGTGGATTTGCTGTTTGGAGGCAACACCAGGAGCTTAGTTCTTAAACACGTGTGAAATTATTTACAGGATCCTTATAgaaatatttctttaaataaacaatgGTGTCCAATTTTTTGTGACActgaaggaaacccaaacaTAATTGGGTTTAATGATTCTGGgtctaaattaaaaataaagctgaGGATTATTATTACTGGTTAGACTGGTTCCCAGTGACTGGATCTTCTCATTAATGGTGTTTAGTAGGACGGTGTTGGGCAGGAAGCAGCACAGCGTTCGTATTTCCACCCTGACGCGTCTCTGTAGAATTAATGATGGGATTAATGAGCGCAGGATCTGATGATCTATATTAATGTTGATTTGGATGGAACCTGAGCTGAACGTTCCTGAGATGGATGATGTTACTAATTCTGGACGACAGGatcaaataaatgaatcttcaaCTCAATGAGTTAAAAGCTGAAATAGCTCCAGTTCCTGCAGGTGGAATGAAATATTCAggaattcattatttaattcattatttaaagcTGAAATGAATTTTCTCGTGACTCTGGAACAGCAGAAGATCTGAGATGTAAATCTGAACCTGCTGCTGGAGCTCAGAGGGAATTTACTTCCTCATTAATTTAAAATCAATTAGTACATGTGAGTGTTTTAGTTAATGAATCTTCACACGATTTCCTGTAAAATCCACttggataaaaaataaaagaataaatcagttaaacacaaaaaataaactttaataaataaagatcgtTGTGATTTATGTATCAAGTTTACTGTTAACGGGTCCCCGTTTATAGTCTCATGGTAGCTGATCCAAAAGGTACATAACATTTATCTtatgtttattataaattactatattaaattattacactTATTATAATGTATTGTATTAgttatacagttacagtattttattgtgAGTTGAgctggttagtgtgtgttattgatTATTGATGAGATTAGATCTGAGCTCGTACTGAAGGGCGTGGTCCGTGTCATTGATCGGATGATTAATCGTGTGAgaaggtcagcagcaggaaaaTCAATTAGATTATTTTTCTTGTTTAGTCAAACAATCAATATTTAATATGTTTGATTGATTGAAGTGATTAGCATAAATAATTTTACTCTTtacaaacataaaaccacgaGAACAGTTCTACTTtcaggtggacaaaataacagaaacctcTACTAGTGATCACATGTTGTTCCAGAGGAAGCTTCAGACGAGCTTCAGTTCTGGTACTGATGTTCTGGTGATGGGTGGAGAACACGAAAGAAGCTCAAATGGAACCAAACTCAGGGGAACAGATCCAGCACTTAAACACCTGATGTCTGAagatcttttagcacatttgaCACTCTGTACTTCAGGGTCCACTGATTCTAACCTCTTCTGTTATTGGAACACAGCCCTGTTATAGCACTGCATATCATCTATATGATCAGATGATCAGAGACGGTCCATCA
Proteins encoded in this window:
- the si:ch73-52f15.5 gene encoding transcription cofactor vestigial-like protein 2, which produces MMEGRSGMKCTTEAPHSVILTYYEGDINTVVDEHFFRALNKSSMPKDLSTKPRTTPPTQPGASSSFSWSPSGSSSMFSPRLTSHLGQSQCFSSEGAVRAPSVIRSNPETSAATWGFPKHYTAPLPTHPLQPELQMNKSRPDFYWH